The Panthera leo isolate Ple1 chromosome C2, P.leo_Ple1_pat1.1, whole genome shotgun sequence genome window below encodes:
- the LOC122229216 gene encoding keratin-associated protein 21-1-like, which yields MKPPSYEWCDGKQDRDLRLLAFWVMGKAWHYSTTSTANTMCGSYYGNSYGGCGYGGCGYGGCGYGGCGYGGCGYGGCGYGGCGYGGCGYGGCGYGGCGYGGCGYGSSGYKGCGYRGCGYGGCGYRGLGCGYGSCYGCGSGCGYW from the exons ATGAAACCTCCTTCCTATGAATGGTGTGATGGAAAGCAAGATAGGGACTTACGGCTGTTAGCTTTTTGGGTGATGGGTAAAGCTTGGCACTACAG CACAACCTCAACAGCCAACACCATGTGTGGAAGCTACTACGGAAACTCTTATGGAGGCTGCGGCTATGGAGGCTGCGGCTATGGAGGCTGCGGCTATGGAGGCTGCGGCTACGGAGGCTGCGGCTACGGAGGCTGTGGCTACGGAGGCTGCGGCTACGGAGGCTGTGGCTATGGAGGCTGCGGCTACGGAGGCTGCGGCTATGGAGGCTGTGGCTATGGAAGCTCTGGCTACAAAGGCTGCGGCTACAGAGGCTGTGGCTATGGAGGCTGTGGCTACAGAGGCCTGGGCTGTGGCTATGGCTCCTGCTATGGCTGTGGCTCTGGCTGTGGCTACTGGTAA